The Drosophila bipectinata strain 14024-0381.07 chromosome 2L, DbipHiC1v2, whole genome shotgun sequence genome has a segment encoding these proteins:
- the salm gene encoding homeotic protein spalt-major isoform X1 — protein sequence MKNHLSNVLCAMRSDFKDNHQETINKMIQFGTVKYGIVKQLKDRARSADKDTGSDQEENGGCSPLTTATTTASPSRSPEPEEEHHDQDQQVSSIKEQVEKPLESLENTEIESIEDNNNKVVMTKPNSEDREREHEPNASGSMPSSPVAEASAEEAATERAPEKEKDIEVDVEMGEEPSSMLPTEMRGLPGAAGAPVTLEAIQNMQMAIAQFAAKTIANGSTGADNEAAMKQLAFLQQTLFNLQQQQLFQIQLIQQLQSQLALNQAKQSEDEQEEEQEQEVDQDQEQETDTYEEEERIADMELRQKAEARMAEAKARQHLINAGVPLRETCSSPGETLKRRREHDLESQPSRRLSSEASIHKENHSSQDALSKLKDLENTPLPFGSDLASSIITHHDDLPEPNSLEMLQKRAQEVLDSASQGILANNMADDFAFGDKNGDGKGRNEPFFKHRCRYCGKVFGSDSALQIHIRSHTGERPFKCNVCGSRFTTKGNLKVHFQRHAQKFPHVPMNATPIPEHMDKFHPPLLDQMSPTDSSPTHSPAPPSGPFASAFPGLQNLYRPPMEILKSLGAGAPHPFFPQDLPTDLRKPSPRLEEEEAVAAIPVKKEIVEEEKDEHQQQQDEHEEEAMSQREEEQDNRNSSPEPEPLPLEVRIKEERVDDEPEQEQVHKEEHRRSPSPLPQQPSPHHHRPSHLGYPPVVQPIQPPALMHPQPSPGSHLDHLPTPGQLPPREDFFADRFPLNFTTAKTLSPEHHSPVRSPAGAGVPPPGIPPPHHHPHHMARSPFFNPIKHEMAALLPRPHSNDNSWENFIEVSNTSETMKLKELMKNKKISDPNQCVVCDRVLSCKSALQMHYRTHTGERPFKCRICGRAFTTKGNLKTHMAVHKIRPPMRNFHQCPVCHKKYSNALVLQQHIRLHTGEPTDLTPEQIQAAEIRDPPPSMMPGHFMNPFAAAAFHFGALPGAGGPPNPNHSMHNGALGSESSQGDLEDNMDCGEDYDDDVSSEHLSNSNLEHEQNDRPRSGDDFKSLLFEQKLRIDATGVVNTNPVRPRSSASSHGGHSVGSTSAPTSPTTSSVVQKPSASPARSEASQGALDLTPRAQPASRSPLPATNKEKPVVSSPPSLPRSPSHAPTSLLTSPLPPSVGIDCLPPGLQHHLQQQHQHLMQQQAAVAAAAAAQHHHHQQMAALHQHQEQLRREAAEAQQKAAAAAAAAAAAAAAQRQTSPQPPQPQRPGEVAGPPPNPLMGARPPFGMFPNLPLFPPATTQNMCNAMNQIAQSVMPAAPFNPLALSGVRGSTTCGICYKTFPCHSALEIHYRSHTKERPFKCSICDRGFTTKGNLKQHMLTHKIRDMEQETFRNRAVKYMSDLNADRE from the exons ATGAAAAATCACCTGTCCAACGTTTTGTGTGCGATGCGTAGTGACTTCAAGGATAATCACCAGGAGACCATCAATAAAATGATACAATTTGGCACAGTGAAATATGGCATTGTCAAACAGCTGAAGGATCGCGCTCGCAGCGCCGACAAAG ACACAGGCAGCGATCAAGAAGAGAATGGTGGCTGCTCGCCATTGACCACGGCCACTACTACGGCCAGTCCCAGCCGGAGTCCCGAGCCGGAAGAGGAGCACCACGATCAGGATCAACAGGTATCCTCCATCAAAGAACAGGTAGAAAAGCCATTAGAATCGCTGGAGAACACTGAAATCGAATCCATAGAGGATAACAATAACAAGGTAGTAATGACAAAACCAAATTCTGAGGACCGCGAACGGGAGCACGAGCCCAATGCCAGTGGCTCGATGCCCAGTTCCCCGGTCGCCGAGGCCAGTGCCGAAGAGGCGGCCACGGAGAGAGCTCCCGAAAAGGAGAAGGACATCGAGGTTGATGTGGAGATGGGGGAGGAGCCAAGCAGTATGCTTCCCACCGAGATGAGAGGTCTGCCAGGAGCAGCCGGCGCGCCAGTGACCCTGGAGGCCATTCAGAACATGCAGATGGCCATTGCCCAGTTCGCGGCCAAGACCATTGCCAACGGATCCACCGGGGCGGACAACGAGGCGGCCATGAAGCAGCTCGCCTTCCTGCAGCAGACCCTCTTCAatctgcagcagcaacagctctTCCAGATCCAGCTCATCCAGCAGCTGCAGTCGCAGCTGGCCCTCAACCAGGCCAAGCAGTCGGAGGACGaacaggaggaggagcaggagcaggaggtgGACCAGGATCAGGAACAGGAGACGGACACATACGAGGAGGAAGAGCGCATCGCAGACATGGAGCTCCGCCAAAAGGCCGAGGCCCGCATGGCTGAGGCCAAGGCCCGGCAGCATCTAATCAACGCCGGAGTTCCACTGCGAGAGACCTGCAGTTCTCCGGGAGAAACCCTGAAGCGGAGGAGAGAGCACGACCTGGAGTCGCAGCCTAGCCGTAGACTGAGCTCTGAGGCCTCCATCCACAAGGAGAACCACTCCTCGCAGGATGCCCTCTCCAAGCTGAAAGATCTCGAAAACACTCCCCTGCCCTTCGGTTCAGACCTGGCCTCCAGCATCATCACCCACCACGATGACCTGCCGGAGCCCAACTCCCTGGAGATGCTCCAAAAAAGGGCCCAGGAGGTCCTGGACTCTGCTTCGCAGGGCATCCTTGCCAATAACATGGCCGATGACTTTGCTTTCGGAGACAAGAACGGAGACGGCAAGGGTCGCAATGAGCCGTTCTTCAAGCACCGCTGCCGGTACTGCGGGAAGGTCTTCGGCTCCGACTCTGCGCTCCAGATCCACATCCGATCTCACACCGGAGAGCGTCCTTTCAAGTGCAATGTGTGCGGCAGTCGCTTTACCACCAAGGGAAACCTGAAGGTCCACTTCCAGCGGCATGCCCAGAAGTTCCCCCACGTGCCGATGAACGCAACTCCAATCCCCGAGCACATGGACAAGTTCCACCCGCCTCTGCTGGACCAGATGTCCCCCACAGACAGCTCGCCCACCCACTCGCCGGCGCCGCCTTCCGGACCATTTGCTTCGGCCTTCCCGGGACTGCAGAACCTCTATCGTCCGCCCATGGAGATCCTGAAGAGCTTGGGAGCCGGTGCTCCGCATCCCTTCTTCCCTCAGGACCTGCCCACGGATCTGCGTAAGCCCTCGCCGCGTCTGGAAGAGGAGGAGGCAGTGGCAGCTATTCCGGTGAAGAAAGAAATCGTGGAGGAGGAGAAGGAcgagcatcagcagcagcaggatgAGCACGAAGAAGAGGCAATGAGCCAAAGAGAAGAGGAGCAGGACAATCGCAACTCCTCGCCGGAGCCAGAGCCCCTGCCACTGGAGGTGCGCATCAAGGAGGAGCGCGTGGATGATGAACCGGAACAGGAGCAAGTTCACAAGGAGGAGCATCGCAGGAGTCCCTCCCCTTTGCCACAGCAGCCGTCGCCCCACCATCACCGACCCAGCCACCTTGGCTATCCTCCGGTGGTGCAGCCCATCCAGCCACCCGCCCTGATGCACCCTCAACCCTCTCCGGGCTCGCACCTGGATCACCTGCCTACACCAGGACAGCTGCCGCCTCGCGAGGATTTCTTCGCCGATCGGTTCCCGCTTAACTTCACGACCGCCAAGACCCTGTCGCCGGAGCACCACTCTCCGGTGCGGTCGCCGGCGGGAGCTGGAGTACCGCCGCCTGGAATTCCACCTCCGCATCACCATCCTCACCACATGGCCAGGTCTCCCTTCTTCAATCCCATCAAGCACGAGATGGCAGCCTTGCTGCCTCGACCCCACAGCAACGACAACTCCTGGGAGAACTTCATCGAGGTGTCGAACACCTCGGAGACCATGAAGCTGAAGGAGCTGATGAAGAACAAGAAGATCAGCGACCCTAACCAGTGCGTGGTCTGCGACCGCGTCCTGTCCTGTAAGAGTGCCCTCCAGATGCACTACCGCACCCACACCGGGGAGCGTCCCTTCAAGTGTCGCATTTGCGGCAGGGCCTTCACCACCAAGGGCAACCTGAAGACCCACATGGCGGTGCACAAGATCCGGCCGCCGATGCGCAACTTTCACCAGTGCCCAGTGTGCCACAAGAAGTACTCCAACGCCCTCGTTCTTCAGCAGCATATACGCCTGCACACCGGAGAGCCTACGGATCTGACGCCGGAGCAGATCCAGGCAGCAGAGATCCGTGATCCGCCGCCTTCCATGATGCCGGGACATTTCATGAATCCCTTTGCGGCTGCCGCCTTCCATTTCGGAGCTCTGCCTGGAGCAGGAGGTCCTCCGAATCCCAACCACAGCATGCACAACGGAGCCCTCGGCTCGGAGTCTTCTCAGGGCGACTTGGAGGACAACATGGACTGTGGCGAGGACTACGACGACGATGTCTCTTCGGAGCATCTGTCGAACAGCAATCTGGAGCACGAGCAGAACGACAGGCCACGATCCGGGGATGATTTCAAGTCCCTACTGTTTGAGCAAAAGCTAAGGATCGATGCCACGGGAGTGGTCAACACGAATCCTGTGCGGCCGCGATCTTCGGCCTCCAGCCATGGTGGCCACTCTGTGGGCTCCACCTCGGCTCCGACCTCACCCACCACATCGTCGGTGGTGCAGAAGCCCAGTGCCTCGCCCGCCCGCTCTGAGGCCTCCCAAGGAGCTCTGGATTTGACCCCGCGAGCTCAGCCTGCATCCAGGTCCCCCTTGCCCGCCACCAATAAGGAAAAGCCCGTGGTGAGCAGTCCGCCCAGCCTTCCGCGCAGTCCCAGCCATGCCCCCACCTCGTTGCTGACCTCCCCTCTGCCTCCCAGCGTGGGCATTGACTGTTTGCCACCAGGCCTGCAGCACcacctgcagcagcagcaccagcacctcatgcagcagcaggcggcggtggcagcggcggcggcggcccagcaccaccaccaccagcagatGGCGGCACTCCACCAGCATCAGGAGCAGCTCCGCCGGGAGGCTGCCGAGGCCCAGCAGaaggcggcagcggcagcagcggcggcagcagcagcggccgcCGCTCAACGCCAGACCTCCCCGCAACCGCCTCAGCCGCAGCGGCCGGGAGAGGTTGCGGGCCCGCCACCCAATCCGCTCATGGGCGCCCGACCGCCCTTTGGAATGTTCCCCAACCTCCCGCTTTTCCCGCCCGCCACCACCCAGAACATGTGCAACGCCATGAACCAGATCGCCCAGTCGGTGATGCCGGCGGCTCCGTTCAATCCTTTGGCGCTAAGCGGGGTGCGGGGCAGCACCACATGCGGCATCTGCTACAAGACATTCCCCTGCCACTCGGCGCTGGAGATCCACTACAGGAGCCACACCAAGGAGCGGCCCTTCAAGTGCAGCATCTGCGATCGCGGCTTCACGACCAAG GGCAATCTCAAGCAACACATGTTGACCCACAAGATTCGCGATATGGAGCAGGAGACCTTCAGAAATCGTGCCGTAAAGTAT ATGAGTGACTTGAACGCCGATCGCGAATAA
- the salm gene encoding homeotic protein spalt-major isoform X2: MKNHLSNVLCAMRSDFKDNHQETINKMIQFGTVKYGIVKQLKDRARSADKDTGSDQEENGGCSPLTTATTTASPSRSPEPEEEHHDQDQQVSSIKEQVEKPLESLENTEIESIEDNNNKVVMTKPNSEDREREHEPNASGSMPSSPVAEASAEEAATERAPEKEKDIEVDVEMGEEPSSMLPTEMRGLPGAAGAPVTLEAIQNMQMAIAQFAAKTIANGSTGADNEAAMKQLAFLQQTLFNLQQQQLFQIQLIQQLQSQLALNQAKQSEDEQEEEQEQEVDQDQEQETDTYEEEERIADMELRQKAEARMAEAKARQHLINAGVPLRETCSSPGETLKRRREHDLESQPSRRLSSEASIHKENHSSQDALSKLKDLENTPLPFGSDLASSIITHHDDLPEPNSLEMLQKRAQEVLDSASQGILANNMADDFAFGDKNGDGKGRNEPFFKHRCRYCGKVFGSDSALQIHIRSHTGERPFKCNVCGSRFTTKGNLKVHFQRHAQKFPHVPMNATPIPEHMDKFHPPLLDQMSPTDSSPTHSPAPPSGPFASAFPGLQNLYRPPMEILKSLGAGAPHPFFPQDLPTDLRKPSPRLEEEEAVAAIPVKKEIVEEEKDEHQQQQDEHEEEAMSQREEEQDNRNSSPEPEPLPLEVRIKEERVDDEPEQEQVHKEEHRRSPSPLPQQPSPHHHRPSHLGYPPVVQPIQPPALMHPQPSPGSHLDHLPTPGQLPPREDFFADRFPLNFTTAKTLSPEHHSPVRSPAGAGVPPPGIPPPHHHPHHMARSPFFNPIKHEMAALLPRPHSNDNSWENFIEVSNTSETMKLKELMKNKKISDPNQCVVCDRVLSCKSALQMHYRTHTGERPFKCRICGRAFTTKGNLKTHMAVHKIRPPMRNFHQCPVCHKKYSNALVLQQHIRLHTGEPTDLTPEQIQAAEIRDPPPSMMPGHFMNPFAAAAFHFGALPGAGGPPNPNHSMHNGALGSESSQGDLEDNMDCGEDYDDDVSSEHLSNSNLEHEQNDRPRSGDDFKSLLFEQKLRIDATGVVNTNPVRPRSSASSHGGHSVGSTSAPTSPTTSSVVQKPSASPARSEASQGALDLTPRAQPASRSPLPATNKEKPVVSSPPSLPRSPSHAPTSLLTSPLPPSVGIDCLPPGLQHHLQQQHQHLMQQQAAVAAAAAAQHHHHQQMAALHQHQEQLRREAAEAQQKAAAAAAAAAAAAAAQRQTSPQPPQPQRPGEVAGPPPNPLMGARPPFGMFPNLPLFPPATTQNMCNAMNQIAQSVMPAAPFNPLALSGVRGSTTCGICYKTFPCHSALEIHYRSHTKERPFKCSICDRGFTTKGNLKQHMLTHKIRDMEQETFRNRAVK; this comes from the exons ATGAAAAATCACCTGTCCAACGTTTTGTGTGCGATGCGTAGTGACTTCAAGGATAATCACCAGGAGACCATCAATAAAATGATACAATTTGGCACAGTGAAATATGGCATTGTCAAACAGCTGAAGGATCGCGCTCGCAGCGCCGACAAAG ACACAGGCAGCGATCAAGAAGAGAATGGTGGCTGCTCGCCATTGACCACGGCCACTACTACGGCCAGTCCCAGCCGGAGTCCCGAGCCGGAAGAGGAGCACCACGATCAGGATCAACAGGTATCCTCCATCAAAGAACAGGTAGAAAAGCCATTAGAATCGCTGGAGAACACTGAAATCGAATCCATAGAGGATAACAATAACAAGGTAGTAATGACAAAACCAAATTCTGAGGACCGCGAACGGGAGCACGAGCCCAATGCCAGTGGCTCGATGCCCAGTTCCCCGGTCGCCGAGGCCAGTGCCGAAGAGGCGGCCACGGAGAGAGCTCCCGAAAAGGAGAAGGACATCGAGGTTGATGTGGAGATGGGGGAGGAGCCAAGCAGTATGCTTCCCACCGAGATGAGAGGTCTGCCAGGAGCAGCCGGCGCGCCAGTGACCCTGGAGGCCATTCAGAACATGCAGATGGCCATTGCCCAGTTCGCGGCCAAGACCATTGCCAACGGATCCACCGGGGCGGACAACGAGGCGGCCATGAAGCAGCTCGCCTTCCTGCAGCAGACCCTCTTCAatctgcagcagcaacagctctTCCAGATCCAGCTCATCCAGCAGCTGCAGTCGCAGCTGGCCCTCAACCAGGCCAAGCAGTCGGAGGACGaacaggaggaggagcaggagcaggaggtgGACCAGGATCAGGAACAGGAGACGGACACATACGAGGAGGAAGAGCGCATCGCAGACATGGAGCTCCGCCAAAAGGCCGAGGCCCGCATGGCTGAGGCCAAGGCCCGGCAGCATCTAATCAACGCCGGAGTTCCACTGCGAGAGACCTGCAGTTCTCCGGGAGAAACCCTGAAGCGGAGGAGAGAGCACGACCTGGAGTCGCAGCCTAGCCGTAGACTGAGCTCTGAGGCCTCCATCCACAAGGAGAACCACTCCTCGCAGGATGCCCTCTCCAAGCTGAAAGATCTCGAAAACACTCCCCTGCCCTTCGGTTCAGACCTGGCCTCCAGCATCATCACCCACCACGATGACCTGCCGGAGCCCAACTCCCTGGAGATGCTCCAAAAAAGGGCCCAGGAGGTCCTGGACTCTGCTTCGCAGGGCATCCTTGCCAATAACATGGCCGATGACTTTGCTTTCGGAGACAAGAACGGAGACGGCAAGGGTCGCAATGAGCCGTTCTTCAAGCACCGCTGCCGGTACTGCGGGAAGGTCTTCGGCTCCGACTCTGCGCTCCAGATCCACATCCGATCTCACACCGGAGAGCGTCCTTTCAAGTGCAATGTGTGCGGCAGTCGCTTTACCACCAAGGGAAACCTGAAGGTCCACTTCCAGCGGCATGCCCAGAAGTTCCCCCACGTGCCGATGAACGCAACTCCAATCCCCGAGCACATGGACAAGTTCCACCCGCCTCTGCTGGACCAGATGTCCCCCACAGACAGCTCGCCCACCCACTCGCCGGCGCCGCCTTCCGGACCATTTGCTTCGGCCTTCCCGGGACTGCAGAACCTCTATCGTCCGCCCATGGAGATCCTGAAGAGCTTGGGAGCCGGTGCTCCGCATCCCTTCTTCCCTCAGGACCTGCCCACGGATCTGCGTAAGCCCTCGCCGCGTCTGGAAGAGGAGGAGGCAGTGGCAGCTATTCCGGTGAAGAAAGAAATCGTGGAGGAGGAGAAGGAcgagcatcagcagcagcaggatgAGCACGAAGAAGAGGCAATGAGCCAAAGAGAAGAGGAGCAGGACAATCGCAACTCCTCGCCGGAGCCAGAGCCCCTGCCACTGGAGGTGCGCATCAAGGAGGAGCGCGTGGATGATGAACCGGAACAGGAGCAAGTTCACAAGGAGGAGCATCGCAGGAGTCCCTCCCCTTTGCCACAGCAGCCGTCGCCCCACCATCACCGACCCAGCCACCTTGGCTATCCTCCGGTGGTGCAGCCCATCCAGCCACCCGCCCTGATGCACCCTCAACCCTCTCCGGGCTCGCACCTGGATCACCTGCCTACACCAGGACAGCTGCCGCCTCGCGAGGATTTCTTCGCCGATCGGTTCCCGCTTAACTTCACGACCGCCAAGACCCTGTCGCCGGAGCACCACTCTCCGGTGCGGTCGCCGGCGGGAGCTGGAGTACCGCCGCCTGGAATTCCACCTCCGCATCACCATCCTCACCACATGGCCAGGTCTCCCTTCTTCAATCCCATCAAGCACGAGATGGCAGCCTTGCTGCCTCGACCCCACAGCAACGACAACTCCTGGGAGAACTTCATCGAGGTGTCGAACACCTCGGAGACCATGAAGCTGAAGGAGCTGATGAAGAACAAGAAGATCAGCGACCCTAACCAGTGCGTGGTCTGCGACCGCGTCCTGTCCTGTAAGAGTGCCCTCCAGATGCACTACCGCACCCACACCGGGGAGCGTCCCTTCAAGTGTCGCATTTGCGGCAGGGCCTTCACCACCAAGGGCAACCTGAAGACCCACATGGCGGTGCACAAGATCCGGCCGCCGATGCGCAACTTTCACCAGTGCCCAGTGTGCCACAAGAAGTACTCCAACGCCCTCGTTCTTCAGCAGCATATACGCCTGCACACCGGAGAGCCTACGGATCTGACGCCGGAGCAGATCCAGGCAGCAGAGATCCGTGATCCGCCGCCTTCCATGATGCCGGGACATTTCATGAATCCCTTTGCGGCTGCCGCCTTCCATTTCGGAGCTCTGCCTGGAGCAGGAGGTCCTCCGAATCCCAACCACAGCATGCACAACGGAGCCCTCGGCTCGGAGTCTTCTCAGGGCGACTTGGAGGACAACATGGACTGTGGCGAGGACTACGACGACGATGTCTCTTCGGAGCATCTGTCGAACAGCAATCTGGAGCACGAGCAGAACGACAGGCCACGATCCGGGGATGATTTCAAGTCCCTACTGTTTGAGCAAAAGCTAAGGATCGATGCCACGGGAGTGGTCAACACGAATCCTGTGCGGCCGCGATCTTCGGCCTCCAGCCATGGTGGCCACTCTGTGGGCTCCACCTCGGCTCCGACCTCACCCACCACATCGTCGGTGGTGCAGAAGCCCAGTGCCTCGCCCGCCCGCTCTGAGGCCTCCCAAGGAGCTCTGGATTTGACCCCGCGAGCTCAGCCTGCATCCAGGTCCCCCTTGCCCGCCACCAATAAGGAAAAGCCCGTGGTGAGCAGTCCGCCCAGCCTTCCGCGCAGTCCCAGCCATGCCCCCACCTCGTTGCTGACCTCCCCTCTGCCTCCCAGCGTGGGCATTGACTGTTTGCCACCAGGCCTGCAGCACcacctgcagcagcagcaccagcacctcatgcagcagcaggcggcggtggcagcggcggcggcggcccagcaccaccaccaccagcagatGGCGGCACTCCACCAGCATCAGGAGCAGCTCCGCCGGGAGGCTGCCGAGGCCCAGCAGaaggcggcagcggcagcagcggcggcagcagcagcggccgcCGCTCAACGCCAGACCTCCCCGCAACCGCCTCAGCCGCAGCGGCCGGGAGAGGTTGCGGGCCCGCCACCCAATCCGCTCATGGGCGCCCGACCGCCCTTTGGAATGTTCCCCAACCTCCCGCTTTTCCCGCCCGCCACCACCCAGAACATGTGCAACGCCATGAACCAGATCGCCCAGTCGGTGATGCCGGCGGCTCCGTTCAATCCTTTGGCGCTAAGCGGGGTGCGGGGCAGCACCACATGCGGCATCTGCTACAAGACATTCCCCTGCCACTCGGCGCTGGAGATCCACTACAGGAGCCACACCAAGGAGCGGCCCTTCAAGTGCAGCATCTGCGATCGCGGCTTCACGACCAAG GGCAATCTCAAGCAACACATGTTGACCCACAAGATTCGCGATATGGAGCAGGAGACCTTCAGAAATCGTGCCGTAAA ATGA